A window of Phyllobacterium sp. T1293 contains these coding sequences:
- a CDS encoding replication-associated recombination protein A, whose translation MTDLFSAKDDPASDRSRPLADRLRPRSLGEVTGQEHLTGAEGALTRMIASGSLGSMIFWGPPGTGKTTVARLLAGETNLAFEQISAIFSGVADLKKVFEMARARKMSGRQTLLFVDEIHRFNRAQQDSFLPVMEDGTIVLVGATTENPSFELNAALLSRARVLVFHPHDEASLIALMQRAEEHEGKPLPLDEEARASLVRMADGDGRAILTLAEEVWRAAREGEVFNVERVQQIVQRRAPVYDKGQDGHYNLISALHKSVRGSDPDAALYYLCRMFDAGEDPLFIGRRLVRMASEDIGLADPQALVICNAAKDAYDYLGSPEGELALAQACVYLATAPKSNAVYTAFATAMRVAKENGSLVPPKHILNAPTKLMKGEGYGKGYAYDHDQPEAFSGQNYFPDALGRQTFYNPPERGFEREIRKRIEYWNRLRVERGE comes from the coding sequence ATGACGGATCTATTTTCGGCGAAGGACGATCCGGCTTCGGACCGGAGCAGGCCGCTTGCCGACCGTTTGCGTCCGCGATCTCTTGGTGAAGTGACCGGTCAGGAGCACCTGACCGGAGCCGAAGGTGCCCTGACGCGCATGATCGCATCGGGCTCGCTCGGATCGATGATTTTCTGGGGCCCGCCCGGCACCGGCAAGACCACCGTCGCGCGTTTGCTTGCGGGCGAAACCAATCTTGCCTTCGAACAGATATCGGCGATTTTTTCCGGTGTGGCTGACCTGAAAAAGGTTTTCGAGATGGCGCGGGCACGAAAAATGTCCGGTCGCCAGACATTATTGTTCGTCGATGAGATTCATCGTTTCAACCGTGCCCAGCAGGATTCTTTTTTGCCAGTCATGGAAGACGGGACGATTGTTCTCGTGGGTGCCACGACGGAGAACCCATCATTTGAGCTTAATGCCGCTCTTTTGTCGCGGGCGCGTGTCCTTGTTTTTCATCCGCATGACGAAGCCAGCCTTATAGCACTGATGCAGCGCGCCGAGGAGCACGAAGGCAAGCCATTACCTCTTGATGAGGAAGCACGGGCGAGCCTCGTGCGCATGGCCGATGGCGATGGCCGGGCAATCCTGACGCTGGCCGAGGAAGTGTGGCGCGCGGCACGCGAAGGGGAAGTTTTCAATGTAGAGCGCGTGCAGCAGATCGTACAGCGCCGCGCTCCTGTTTATGACAAGGGGCAGGACGGCCACTACAACCTGATCTCAGCCCTGCACAAATCGGTGCGCGGTTCTGATCCCGATGCGGCGCTATATTATCTCTGCCGTATGTTTGATGCGGGGGAAGACCCACTGTTCATCGGCAGGCGTCTGGTGCGTATGGCAAGCGAGGATATCGGTCTCGCCGATCCGCAGGCTTTGGTTATCTGCAACGCTGCCAAGGACGCCTATGATTATCTGGGCTCACCCGAGGGTGAACTGGCTCTGGCGCAGGCTTGCGTCTATCTGGCCACTGCGCCCAAGTCGAATGCTGTTTATACGGCGTTTGCCACAGCGATGCGGGTGGCCAAAGAGAATGGGTCGCTTGTGCCGCCCAAACACATTCTGAATGCGCCGACAAAGCTTATGAAGGGTGAGGGTTATGGCAAAGGCTATGCCTATGATCATGATCAGCCCGAAGCATTTTCCGGCCAGAACTATTTTCCCGATGCCCTTGGCCGTCAGACTTTCTACAATCCACCCGAGCGCGGCTTTGAACGCGAAATCCGCAAGCGTATCGAATATTGGAACCGGCTGAGAGTTGAGCGCGGCGAGTAG
- a CDS encoding glucan ABC transporter ATP-binding protein/ permease, whose product MSLIQIYWKSLQYLGAEKRATTFICLVNVALALTMLFEPVLVGRVIQAITVKSNIWPPLSQLAGVGLFHIVANVLVSREADRLAHRRKLSVLTEAYNRVISMPLAWHHQRGTSNAMHTLLRAIETLFSLWLEFMRTHLATAVALVGLVPMALSQDWRLASVLAVLGVVYVIVSRVVTAKTKDGQAQVERHHIQAFSHVTDSMGNISVLQSYNRIDEETRALQSYTKQLLDSQYPVLNWWALAAGINRMASTISMVVVLFLGSYFVIQNQLNVGQVVAFTGFAALLISRLDQLSAFVNQIFAARAKLEDFYEMEDSAAYQAEPKAVHDIDNVSGEVEFQNVSFDFAKSTQGLKNVSFKAKAGQTIAIVGPTGAGKTTLINVLQRVYDPKEGRVLVDGIDTRTISRRSLRNAIATVFQDAGMFNRSIEDNIRVGRPNATDEDVAAAATAADASDFILSKSSGFDTMVGERGSQLSGGERQRVAIARAILKDAPILVLDEATSALDVETEARVKVAVDKLCQNRTTFIIAHRLSTVRDADLVLFMDRGEIVESGSFDELAHQNGRFTALLKAGGLKLDDDTTNVTPFPRKPEAAA is encoded by the coding sequence GTGTCATTGATACAGATCTATTGGAAATCTCTCCAATATCTCGGGGCGGAAAAGCGTGCGACCACGTTTATCTGCCTGGTCAACGTTGCCTTGGCCCTGACAATGCTGTTCGAGCCTGTTCTTGTGGGCCGCGTCATTCAGGCGATTACAGTCAAATCCAATATCTGGCCGCCTCTCAGCCAGCTGGCCGGTGTTGGCCTGTTCCACATCGTTGCCAATGTGCTGGTATCGCGTGAAGCTGACAGGCTCGCACACCGCCGTAAACTGTCGGTGTTGACGGAAGCCTATAATCGCGTGATCAGCATGCCGCTTGCCTGGCATCATCAGCGCGGCACCTCCAATGCGATGCATACGCTTTTGCGCGCTATTGAAACCCTGTTCAGCCTCTGGCTTGAATTCATGCGCACACATCTTGCAACCGCTGTTGCGCTCGTGGGCCTTGTTCCTATGGCCCTGTCACAGGATTGGCGTCTGGCTTCGGTTCTTGCTGTTCTTGGTGTTGTCTATGTCATTGTCAGCCGCGTTGTAACAGCAAAGACCAAGGATGGTCAGGCACAGGTTGAGCGCCATCATATTCAGGCATTCAGCCACGTAACGGACTCGATGGGCAATATCTCTGTTCTGCAGAGCTACAACCGCATTGATGAAGAAACGCGCGCGCTGCAGTCCTACACGAAGCAGTTGCTGGATTCGCAGTACCCGGTTCTCAACTGGTGGGCTTTGGCTGCCGGTATCAACCGCATGGCCTCGACAATCTCGATGGTGGTGGTCCTTTTCCTCGGTTCCTATTTTGTCATTCAGAACCAGTTGAATGTTGGACAGGTCGTGGCATTCACCGGTTTTGCTGCCCTGTTGATCAGCCGTCTTGATCAGCTGAGCGCCTTTGTGAACCAGATTTTTGCTGCTCGCGCCAAGCTCGAAGACTTCTATGAGATGGAAGACTCCGCTGCTTATCAGGCTGAGCCAAAAGCTGTACACGACATCGACAATGTCAGCGGTGAAGTCGAATTCCAGAACGTGTCATTCGATTTTGCCAAATCGACTCAGGGCCTGAAGAACGTCTCGTTTAAGGCCAAGGCGGGTCAGACGATCGCTATCGTTGGCCCAACGGGCGCTGGCAAGACAACGCTCATCAACGTGCTCCAGCGCGTTTACGACCCGAAGGAAGGCCGTGTGCTTGTTGATGGTATCGATACACGCACGATCAGCCGTCGCTCGTTGCGCAATGCCATTGCTACGGTGTTTCAGGATGCCGGCATGTTTAACCGCAGCATCGAGGATAATATCCGCGTTGGTCGTCCGAATGCGACCGATGAAGATGTTGCAGCCGCAGCGACTGCTGCCGATGCAAGCGATTTCATTCTGTCGAAATCATCCGGTTTTGATACGATGGTCGGTGAGCGTGGTTCGCAGCTTTCAGGTGGTGAACGTCAGCGCGTTGCTATTGCCCGCGCCATCCTGAAGGACGCGCCGATCCTCGTGCTTGACGAAGCAACAAGCGCGCTCGACGTTGAAACGGAAGCACGCGTGAAGGTTGCGGTTGACAAGCTGTGCCAGAACCGCACGACGTTCATTATTGCACACCGTCTGTCGACGGTTCGTGATGCCGATCTTGTGCTCTTCATGGACCGCGGCGAAATCGTTGAGTCCGGCAGCTTTGACGAGCTGGCTCATCAGAACGGTCGCTTCACTGCGCTGCTCAAGGCCGGTGGCCTCAAATTGGACGACGACACAACCAATGTCACGCCCTTCCCCCGCAAGCCGGAAGCTGCCGCGTAA
- the crcB gene encoding fluoride efflux transporter CrcB produces MNAILLVASGGAIGSVARYLAGLLMTRILGAAFPWGTLTVNVVGGLLMGLFIELLARRFDGSNELRLFVAVGIMGGFTTFSSFSLDVALLWERGEVFSALIYVLLSVILSIGALFLGLWLARAVA; encoded by the coding sequence GTGAACGCAATATTACTGGTTGCATCAGGTGGAGCTATCGGTTCGGTTGCCCGCTATCTCGCAGGCCTGCTGATGACCAGGATTTTGGGTGCCGCTTTTCCTTGGGGAACACTGACCGTCAACGTGGTCGGTGGCTTGTTGATGGGGCTGTTTATCGAGCTTCTGGCGCGGCGTTTCGATGGTTCGAATGAATTGCGCCTGTTTGTAGCCGTCGGTATTATGGGGGGCTTCACCACCTTTTCCTCTTTCTCGCTGGATGTTGCGCTCCTATGGGAGCGCGGTGAAGTGTTTTCAGCGCTGATTTATGTGCTCCTAAGCGTGATATTGAGCATTGGTGCGCTGTTTTTAGGATTATGGCTCGCAAGAGCGGTCGCTTAG
- a CDS encoding RluA family pseudouridine synthase: MAVVEQKTVDTGEAEMRLDRWFKVHYPGLGFGHLQKLLRSGQIRVDGSRAKSDTRLQAGQSVRIPPLQVDAKADGQHLTGKSIRGREDGDVLSQMLLYEDPKVFVFNKPAGLAVQGGSGVNRHVDDMLEAWRNKKGEKPRLVHRLDRDTSGVLVVARTRGAAQALTAAFRERETKKTYWALVKGIPRKREDKITTWLVKETTPDGDRMRVAQHGEPDSDHAVSYYRVIESAGQVLTWLEMEPYTGRTHQLRVHAAHIGCPIIGDPKYFEADTNWSFPGGIQNRLHLHARRIRIPNPSGGGVIDVTAPLPPHMVQTWNLLGLDESDGDEEN; this comes from the coding sequence ATGGCAGTGGTAGAGCAGAAGACAGTTGACACCGGCGAGGCGGAAATGCGCCTCGATCGATGGTTCAAGGTACATTATCCGGGGTTGGGTTTCGGACACCTGCAGAAATTGCTGCGGTCGGGGCAGATCCGGGTTGATGGCTCACGCGCCAAATCGGATACACGCCTGCAGGCAGGCCAGTCGGTGCGTATTCCTCCTTTACAGGTGGACGCCAAGGCCGATGGCCAGCATTTGACTGGCAAGAGTATTCGTGGCCGGGAAGATGGCGATGTTCTATCCCAGATGCTGCTCTATGAAGACCCGAAGGTTTTTGTGTTCAACAAGCCTGCCGGTCTGGCAGTGCAGGGCGGCTCCGGCGTTAACAGGCATGTGGATGACATGCTTGAAGCCTGGCGCAACAAGAAGGGCGAAAAGCCGCGGCTTGTGCATCGGCTCGACCGCGATACGTCGGGTGTTCTTGTGGTTGCGCGCACACGTGGTGCCGCACAGGCACTGACTGCGGCTTTCCGCGAGCGTGAAACCAAGAAGACCTATTGGGCCCTCGTCAAAGGCATTCCGCGCAAGCGCGAGGACAAAATCACCACATGGCTGGTTAAAGAAACCACTCCCGATGGCGACCGCATGCGTGTTGCCCAGCACGGTGAACCGGATTCCGATCATGCGGTTTCCTATTACCGCGTCATTGAATCCGCGGGCCAAGTGCTGACATGGCTGGAAATGGAGCCTTATACGGGACGCACACACCAGCTGCGTGTTCACGCTGCCCATATTGGCTGCCCTATTATTGGCGATCCGAAATATTTTGAAGCTGATACAAACTGGTCGTTTCCCGGTGGCATTCAGAACCGCCTGCATCTGCATGCGCGCCGTATCCGTATTCCCAATCCGTCCGGTGGCGGTGTCATCGACGTTACGGCGCCTCTGCCGCCGCATATGGTGCAGACCTGGAATCTTCTCGGCCTTGATGAAAGTGATGGCGACGAAGAAAATTAA
- a CDS encoding ATP12 family chaperone protein, which yields MRNDVFNLDTQDGLSDPDPVRRAQITSKLPLPKRFYKLAAVAEQDGLFAVELDGRAVKTPARQNLVLPTRDAAQLIADEFAAQEKEIDPARMPATRLANTAIDGIINDPQAVLEDVLRFASSDMLCYRAGSPERLVERQTELWDPIIDWAASELGARFILAEGVMHVEQPREALAAFGVHLGQFKDAFAIAALHTITTLTGSAILALAVAKGEISGDDAWKLAHVDEDWTIEQWGEDAEAAARRAIRGREMIAAVKMLEAVVAS from the coding sequence ATGCGTAATGACGTTTTCAATCTGGACACTCAGGACGGCCTTTCCGATCCAGATCCGGTACGCCGGGCACAGATAACGTCCAAGCTGCCATTGCCCAAGCGGTTCTATAAACTTGCAGCCGTGGCTGAGCAGGATGGGCTGTTTGCCGTTGAACTGGATGGCCGCGCCGTCAAAACACCCGCTCGGCAAAATCTTGTGTTGCCAACCCGGGATGCGGCCCAGCTGATCGCTGACGAATTCGCGGCACAGGAAAAAGAGATTGATCCAGCCAGGATGCCGGCAACACGGCTAGCCAACACGGCGATTGATGGCATTATCAATGATCCGCAGGCGGTGCTGGAGGACGTACTGCGTTTCGCCTCCTCGGATATGCTTTGTTACCGTGCCGGTTCACCGGAACGGCTGGTTGAGCGCCAGACCGAGCTTTGGGACCCGATTATTGATTGGGCGGCATCGGAACTCGGTGCGCGGTTCATCCTCGCGGAAGGTGTGATGCATGTGGAGCAGCCGCGTGAAGCGCTTGCCGCCTTTGGTGTGCATCTTGGCCAGTTCAAAGATGCTTTTGCCATTGCCGCTTTGCATACAATCACAACTTTGACCGGTTCTGCCATTCTGGCTCTTGCCGTTGCGAAGGGTGAGATTTCCGGCGACGATGCGTGGAAACTGGCGCATGTGGATGAAGATTGGACAATTGAACAGTGGGGTGAGGATGCGGAAGCTGCGGCCCGCCGTGCCATCCGCGGGCGCGAGATGATTGCTGCTGTCAAAATGCTTGAAGCTGTCGTTGCTTCTTAA
- the glnA gene encoding type I glutamate--ammonia ligase, with protein sequence MTTAKDILKQIKDNDVKFLDLRFTDPKGKLQHVTMDVAEVDEDMFADGVMFDGSSIAGWKAINESDMVLMPDTDTVHMDPFFAQSTMVILCDILDPVSGEAYNRDPRGTAKKAEAYMKAEGIGDTIFVGPEAEFFVFDDVKYKADPYNTGFKLDSTELPSNDDTDYETGNLGHRPRVKGGYFPVPPIDSCQDMRSEMLTVLTEMGVRVEKHHHEVAAAQHELGIKFDALTRNADKMLIYKYVVHQVANAYGKTATFMPKPIFGDNGSGMHVHMSIWKEGKPTFAGNEYAGLSENCLFFIGGIIKHAKAINAFTNPSTNSYKRLVPGYEAPVLLAYSARNRSASCRIPFGSSPKSKRVEIRFPDPTANPYLGFAAMLMAGLDGIKNKIHPGQPMDKDLYDLPAKELKKIPTVCGSLREALQSLDKDRGFLKAGGVFDDDQIDSFIDLKMAEVMRYEMTPHPVEYDMYYSV encoded by the coding sequence ATGACGACCGCAAAAGACATTCTCAAACAGATCAAGGACAATGATGTAAAGTTCCTTGACCTTCGCTTCACTGATCCGAAGGGCAAGCTGCAGCATGTGACGATGGACGTTGCCGAAGTTGACGAAGACATGTTCGCCGATGGCGTCATGTTTGACGGTTCCTCCATTGCCGGCTGGAAAGCCATCAATGAATCCGACATGGTTCTTATGCCAGACACTGACACGGTTCATATGGACCCGTTCTTTGCGCAGTCGACCATGGTTATTCTCTGCGACATTCTCGATCCGGTCTCCGGCGAAGCCTATAACCGCGATCCGCGTGGTACAGCCAAGAAGGCCGAAGCCTATATGAAGGCGGAAGGCATCGGCGACACCATTTTCGTTGGTCCAGAAGCTGAATTCTTTGTCTTTGACGACGTCAAGTACAAGGCAGATCCCTACAACACAGGCTTCAAGCTCGATTCGACAGAATTGCCGTCCAACGACGACACCGATTACGAGACTGGCAACCTCGGTCACCGTCCGCGCGTCAAGGGTGGCTATTTCCCGGTTCCTCCTATCGATTCCTGCCAGGACATGCGTTCGGAAATGCTCACGGTTCTTACCGAAATGGGCGTTCGCGTTGAAAAGCACCACCATGAAGTGGCCGCTGCACAGCACGAATTGGGTATCAAGTTCGACGCCCTCACCCGCAACGCCGACAAAATGCTGATCTACAAGTACGTCGTGCATCAGGTTGCCAATGCCTATGGCAAGACCGCAACCTTCATGCCGAAGCCGATTTTCGGCGATAATGGCTCGGGTATGCATGTGCATATGTCGATCTGGAAAGAAGGCAAGCCGACCTTCGCTGGCAATGAATATGCTGGTCTTTCCGAAAACTGCCTGTTCTTCATCGGTGGTATCATCAAGCACGCCAAGGCAATCAACGCCTTCACCAATCCGTCGACCAACTCCTACAAGCGTCTGGTTCCGGGTTACGAAGCTCCAGTTCTGTTGGCTTACTCGGCGCGCAACCGCTCGGCTTCCTGCCGTATTCCATTCGGCTCTTCGCCGAAGTCGAAGCGCGTTGAAATCCGCTTCCCTGATCCGACAGCCAACCCATATCTCGGCTTTGCCGCGATGCTGATGGCCGGTCTCGACGGCATCAAGAACAAGATTCATCCCGGCCAGCCAATGGACAAGGATCTCTATGATCTTCCTGCAAAGGAACTCAAGAAAATCCCGACTGTCTGCGGCTCGCTGCGTGAAGCGCTCCAGAGCCTCGATAAGGATCGCGGCTTCCTCAAGGCTGGTGGCGTGTTCGATGACGACCAGATCGACAGCTTCATTGACCTCAAGATGGCGGAAGTGATGCGCTATGAAATGACCCCGCATCCGGTCGAATACGACATGTACTACTCGGTCTGA
- a CDS encoding P-II family nitrogen regulator encodes MKKIEAIIKPFKLDEVKEALQEVGLQGITVTEAKGFGRQKGHTELYRGAEYVVDFLPKVKVEIVLGDESVEAAIEAIRKAAQTGRIGDGKIFVSNIEEVVRIRTGESGIDAI; translated from the coding sequence ATGAAGAAAATTGAAGCCATCATCAAACCATTCAAGCTGGATGAGGTGAAAGAGGCACTGCAGGAAGTGGGGCTTCAGGGCATTACCGTGACTGAAGCCAAGGGCTTTGGCCGTCAGAAAGGTCATACGGAACTGTATCGCGGCGCTGAATATGTTGTCGACTTTCTGCCAAAGGTGAAAGTCGAGATCGTTCTGGGCGACGAGTCCGTCGAAGCTGCCATCGAGGCGATCCGCAAGGCCGCTCAAACAGGTCGTATTGGCGACGGCAAGATATTCGTTTCCAATATTGAAGAAGTCGTGCGTATCCGTACCGGCGAATCCGGTATCGACGCAATCTGA
- a CDS encoding DUF72 domain-containing protein, which yields MTTSGTIRTGIGGWIFEPWRGTFYPKGLSKTKELEYAGQHLSTIEINSTYYGTQKPETFAKWASSVPNGFIFSVKGNRFVTNRRVLAEAGESMERFIKSGIAELADRLGPLLWQFAPTKKFDAEDFGAFLDLLPEKEGGIPLRHTVEVRHPSFIDPDFIALLRKKNVAVVYAHHFDYPEIADVTADFVYARLQKGDDAVETAYPAKELDQWAERAKLWAKGDAPDDLPLAAPASKPEKKPRDVFVYFIHEGKVRAPQAAQALKKRL from the coding sequence ATGACCACAAGCGGAACAATCAGAACAGGGATTGGCGGCTGGATTTTCGAGCCATGGCGCGGCACTTTCTACCCTAAGGGACTGTCGAAGACCAAAGAGCTTGAATATGCCGGTCAGCATTTGAGCACCATCGAGATCAACAGTACCTATTACGGCACGCAGAAGCCGGAAACCTTTGCCAAATGGGCAAGTTCGGTTCCCAATGGTTTCATTTTCTCGGTCAAGGGCAATCGTTTTGTCACCAACCGCCGCGTGCTGGCAGAAGCTGGCGAATCCATGGAACGTTTCATCAAATCCGGCATTGCCGAACTTGCCGACCGGCTTGGCCCACTACTCTGGCAATTTGCGCCAACCAAAAAATTCGATGCCGAGGATTTTGGCGCATTTCTTGATCTTCTTCCTGAGAAGGAAGGTGGTATTCCACTGCGCCATACGGTCGAGGTGCGCCATCCCTCCTTTATCGATCCCGATTTCATTGCGCTTCTGCGCAAAAAGAATGTCGCTGTCGTCTACGCCCACCATTTCGATTATCCTGAAATTGCCGATGTAACGGCGGATTTCGTCTATGCGCGCTTGCAGAAGGGCGATGATGCGGTGGAAACCGCCTACCCCGCCAAGGAGCTTGATCAATGGGCAGAACGGGCCAAACTCTGGGCCAAAGGTGATGCGCCTGATGATCTACCGCTGGCAGCGCCAGCGAGCAAACCAGAGAAAAAACCCAGAGATGTTTTTGTCTACTTCATTCATGAAGGCAAAGTGCGCGCTCCGCAGGCAGCTCAGGCCCTCAAGAAGCGGCTTTGA
- the uvrA gene encoding excinuclease ABC subunit UvrA, translating into MSDQKFISIRGAREHNLKNVDLDLPRDKLIVMTGLSGSGKSSLAFDTIYAEGQRRYVESLSAYARQFLEMMQKPDVDQIDGLSPAISIEQKTTSRNPRSTVGTVTEIYDYLRLLYARVGIPYSPATGLPIESQTVSQMVDRVLAQDEGTRLFILAPIVRGRKGEYRKELADLQKRGFQRVKVDGIFYEIAEVPVLDKKYKHDIDVVVDRVVVRPDISARLADSLETALKLADGIALAEFADKPLPADETSGESANKSKNETHERLMFSEKFACPVSGFTIAEIEPRLFSFNNPFGACPTCDGLGTQKAIDPNLIVPDESLTLKGGAIAPWSKSSSPYYNQTLEALGGSYGFKLADRWRDINEEAQNAILYGTGSREIHFSYDDGLRSYKTTKPFEGVIPNLERRWKETDSAWSREEIERFMSGTPCPACGGYRLKPEALAVKIGGLHIGQITEKSIRHADAWFSDIDKSFNEKQTEIAARILKEIRERLRFLNDVGLDYLALSRNSGTLSGGESQRIRLASQIGSGLTGVLYVLDEPSIGLHQRDNEQLLKTLRHLRDLGNTVIVVEHDEDAILTADYVVDIGPAAGIHGGEIIASGTPADIMASPKSLTGKYLSGAIEVAVPAERRKLNKKRIKIVGARGNNLKNVSAEIPLGTFTAVTGVSGGGKSTFLIETLFKSASRRIMGSREQPAEHDRIDGLEFLDKVIDIDQSPIGRTPRSNPATYTGAFTPIRDWFAGLPEAKARGYQPGRFSFNVKGGRCEACQGDGVIKIEMHFLPDVYVTCDVCHGKRYNRETLEVLFKGKSIADVLDMTVEEGAEFFAAVPAVRDKLQTLAKVGLGYIHVGQQANTLSGGEAQRIKLAKELSRKATGRTLYILDEPTTGLHFHDVAKLLEVLHELVDQGNTVVVIEHNLEVIKTADWVIDLGPEGGDGGGEIVAVGRPEEIVEEPRSYTGKFLKELLQRRPGNRAQAAAE; encoded by the coding sequence ATGAGCGATCAGAAATTTATATCCATTCGTGGTGCCCGCGAACACAATTTGAAGAATGTCGACCTCGACCTGCCGCGCGACAAGCTTATTGTCATGACGGGCCTGTCCGGTTCGGGCAAATCGTCCCTCGCATTTGATACGATTTATGCGGAAGGCCAACGGCGTTATGTCGAGAGTCTGTCGGCCTATGCCCGGCAGTTTCTGGAGATGATGCAAAAGCCGGATGTCGATCAGATTGACGGACTTTCCCCGGCTATTTCCATTGAACAGAAGACGACGAGCCGTAATCCGCGTTCCACGGTCGGCACTGTGACGGAAATCTACGATTATCTGCGCCTGCTCTATGCGCGCGTCGGCATTCCCTATTCACCTGCGACAGGCCTGCCGATTGAAAGCCAGACCGTAAGCCAGATGGTTGACCGCGTTCTGGCGCAGGATGAAGGCACACGGCTGTTTATTCTCGCGCCCATCGTGCGCGGTCGCAAAGGCGAGTACCGCAAGGAATTGGCCGATCTGCAAAAGCGCGGCTTTCAGCGCGTAAAAGTTGACGGCATATTCTACGAAATTGCCGAGGTTCCGGTGCTGGACAAGAAATACAAGCACGACATTGATGTAGTGGTGGACCGCGTTGTCGTGCGTCCGGATATTTCGGCCCGTCTGGCCGACAGTCTCGAAACCGCACTCAAGCTCGCCGATGGCATTGCCCTTGCGGAATTTGCCGATAAGCCGCTACCCGCAGACGAGACCTCAGGAGAATCCGCCAACAAATCCAAGAACGAGACGCATGAACGTCTGATGTTCTCGGAAAAATTCGCCTGTCCGGTTTCCGGCTTCACTATTGCCGAAATCGAGCCGCGCCTGTTCTCGTTCAACAATCCGTTTGGTGCATGCCCGACCTGCGATGGTCTTGGCACCCAGAAGGCAATTGATCCCAATCTGATCGTCCCGGATGAAAGCCTTACGTTAAAGGGCGGCGCGATTGCACCTTGGTCAAAGTCAAGTTCTCCCTATTACAACCAGACATTGGAAGCGCTGGGCGGCAGCTATGGCTTTAAGCTCGCTGACCGCTGGCGCGATATCAATGAAGAGGCACAGAACGCCATCCTTTATGGCACCGGCAGCCGCGAGATTCATTTTTCCTATGATGATGGCCTGCGTTCCTACAAGACAACAAAGCCGTTTGAAGGCGTCATTCCCAATCTGGAACGGCGCTGGAAGGAAACCGACTCCGCTTGGTCGCGTGAAGAGATCGAACGCTTCATGTCCGGCACACCCTGCCCGGCATGCGGCGGTTATCGCCTGAAACCGGAAGCGCTTGCCGTCAAGATCGGCGGATTGCACATTGGTCAGATCACCGAAAAATCGATCCGTCATGCCGATGCCTGGTTCAGCGATATCGACAAGAGTTTCAACGAGAAGCAGACGGAAATTGCCGCGCGTATCCTCAAGGAAATTCGCGAACGCCTGCGCTTCCTCAATGATGTTGGCCTCGACTATCTGGCGCTGTCGCGCAACTCCGGCACGCTATCCGGTGGTGAGAGCCAGCGCATTCGTCTGGCATCGCAGATCGGTTCGGGCCTCACTGGCGTACTTTATGTTCTCGACGAGCCATCCATCGGTCTGCATCAGCGCGATAATGAGCAGCTTTTGAAGACGCTGCGTCATCTGCGCGATCTCGGCAATACGGTCATCGTGGTCGAACATGACGAAGATGCGATCCTGACCGCCGATTATGTGGTCGATATTGGTCCAGCTGCCGGTATCCACGGGGGCGAGATCATCGCCTCGGGCACGCCTGCCGATATTATGGCAAGCCCGAAATCCCTGACAGGCAAATATCTGTCCGGTGCAATTGAGGTTGCCGTACCTGCAGAGCGGCGCAAGCTGAACAAGAAGCGCATCAAGATTGTCGGTGCGCGCGGCAACAATCTGAAAAATGTTTCCGCGGAAATTCCGCTTGGCACCTTTACCGCTGTGACGGGTGTGTCCGGTGGTGGCAAGTCAACATTCCTGATCGAAACCCTCTTCAAGTCAGCCTCGCGCCGCATTATGGGTTCGCGCGAACAACCGGCGGAACATGACCGGATTGATGGCTTGGAATTCCTCGACAAGGTTATCGATATCGACCAGTCGCCGATTGGCCGCACGCCGCGTTCCAATCCAGCGACCTATACGGGTGCTTTCACGCCGATCCGTGACTGGTTTGCCGGCCTGCCGGAAGCCAAGGCACGCGGCTATCAGCCGGGACGCTTCTCTTTCAACGTCAAGGGCGGGCGCTGTGAGGCCTGTCAGGGCGACGGCGTGATCAAGATCGAGATGCACTTTCTGCCCGATGTCTATGTCACCTGTGATGTCTGCCACGGCAAACGGTATAACCGCGAAACATTGGAAGTGCTGTTTAAAGGCAAATCCATTGCCGATGTGCTGGATATGACTGTTGAGGAAGGCGCCGAGTTCTTTGCCGCTGTTCCCGCCGTGCGTGACAAGTTGCAGACGCTGGCAAAGGTCGGGCTTGGCTATATTCACGTCGGGCAGCAGGCCAATACCCTATCAGGTGGTGAGGCACAGCGCATCAAGCTTGCCAAGGAACTGTCGCGCAAGGCAACAGGCCGCACACTCTACATCCTTGACGAGCCGACAACCGGATTGCATTTCCATGACGTAGCAAAACTTCTTGAAGTGCTGCATGAGCTTGTGGACCAAGGCAACACGGTCGTGGTTATCGAGCACAATCTTGAAGTCATCAAGACAGCCGACTGGGTCATTGATCTAGGACCGGAAGGTGGTGATGGCGGCGGCGAGATTGTTGCTGTCGGACGCCCCGAAGAGATTGTGGAAGAGCCACGCTCCTATACGGGCAAGTTCCTGAAGGAATTGCTGCAACGCCGCCCGGGCAACCGGGCGCAGGCCGCGGCGGAATAG